One segment of Castanea sativa cultivar Marrone di Chiusa Pesio chromosome 3, ASM4071231v1 DNA contains the following:
- the LOC142627089 gene encoding signal peptidase complex subunit 3B-like yields the protein MHSFGYRANALLTFTVTILALMCAMASFSDNFNHPSPSSSVQVLNVNWFQKQPNGNDEVSLTLNISADLQSLFTWNTKQVFVFLAAEYETPKNSLNQISLWDGIIASKEHAKFWTHTSNKYRFIDQGSNLRGKEFNLTLHWHVMPKTGKMFADKLVMSGYRLPKEYR from the exons ATGCATTCATTTGGGTACAGAGCCAATGCTTTGCTAACCTTTACAGTGACCATCCTAGCTCTCATGTGTGCCATGGCCTCTTTCTCTGACAACTTCAACCACCCTTCTCCCTCATCCAGTGTTCAg gtgTTGAACGTTAATTGGTTCCAGAAGCAACCAAATGGGAATGACGAG GTCAGCTTGACATTGAACATATCAGCAGACTTACAGTCATTGTTTACATGGAATACGAAGCAG GTTTTTGTATTTCTAGCTGCCGAGTATGAAACTCCAAAGAATTCCTTAAATCAG ATTTCACTTTGGGATGGCATTATAGCTTCTAAAGAGCATGCAAAGTTTTGGACGCATACCTCTAACAAGTATCGTTTTATTGATCAG GGAAGCAACCTTCGTGGTAAAGAATTTAACTTGACATTGCATTGGCATGTCATGCCCAAGACTGGCAAGATGTTTGCGGACAAGCTAGTCATGTCTGGTTACCGCTTGCCGAAGGAATATAGATGA